A stretch of Macrobrachium rosenbergii isolate ZJJX-2024 chromosome 12, ASM4041242v1, whole genome shotgun sequence DNA encodes these proteins:
- the LOC136843821 gene encoding T-box protein VegT-B-like, with translation MYDTSFPYMGGHGYPQKPIPMKVHPATPVPIEAFPYPDGNLPGHYGLIGHPPHLYPEYMATATTTTPPFAAPGSHLPYVPNQSECQIEARLENEDLWNRFHELGTEMIVSKTGRRMFPFLNISLRNLDPNTMYAVLLHMVPADGYRYKYTKSEWVRAGKADPHIGHVYYVHPDSPQKGSKWMNRILSFQRAKLTNNTLDQNGHIILNSMHKYNPRIVVTTVYDATPGAKWPQFRDFIFPKTSFMAVTAYQNASITQLKIDNNPFAKGFRETGQGRNKKKNARDDAAAQDLDQNGIHMLSAPQDADEIENMSVLDMSDQGYRSSSSMSPESTISAPVSLPEISEISDEEIDVGKPPTPPSHSHLRLFRSWVDDDDDDDKEATNQRPNPSGREQTVEHRPGDNDGRSGGSSETPKDDLRLPAPLRDPQRPPPPPLPPTLFPPHHPHPHSAALQDVLMPAVADNRSPAFLPSPGMLAYPYYLYSSPSAASSGNSYPYPPFVPQNGALPESPAHPFHFTFPVHPPK, from the exons ATGTACGACACAAGCTTCCCGTACATGGGTGGCCATGGATATCCCCAGAAGCCAATTCCTATGAAAGTCCATCCTGCAACTCCTGTGCCCATCGAAGCATTCCCTTACCCGGACGGGAATCTACCTGGGCATTACGGTTTAATTG GACATCCACCACATCTGTATCCCGAGTACAtggcaacagcaacaacaacaacgccCCCTTTTGCCGCACCCGGAAGTCATCTGCCTTATGTGCCAAATCAGTCCGAGTGCCAGATCGAGGCCCGTCTCGAGAACGAAGACCTGTGGAACCGGTTTCACGAACTCGGGACGGAGATGATTGTATCCAAAACTGGCCG GAGAATGTTTCCGTTTCTGAATATATCTCTGAGGAACTTGGATCCGAATACTATGTACGCTGTGCTCTTGCACATGGTTCCTGCTGATGGATATCGGTACAAGTACACCAAATCCGAATGGGTCAGGGCCGGGAAAGCTGACCCACACATCGGACACGTTTATTACGTTCATCCAGATTCTCCGCAGAAAGGCAGCAAGTGGATGAACCGCATTCTGTCTTTCCAGAGGGCCAAGTTGACCAACAACACACTGGATCAAAACGGTCACATCATTCTGAATTCGATGCACAAATACAATCCCCGGATTGTCGTGACGACCGTCTACGATGCTACCCCAGGGGCGAAGTGGCCCCAGTTCAGAGATTTCATCTTTCCGAAGACGTCTTTCATGGCGGTCACTGCGTACCAGAATGCGAGCATCACGCAGCTCAAGATTGACAACAATCCGTTCGCCAAAGGCTTCAGAGAAACGGGACAGGGCCGCAACAAGAAAAAGAACGCCAGAGACGATGCAGCTGCTCAAGACCTGGACCAAAATGGAATTCACA tgcttTCTGCTCCTCAAGACGCGGACGAAATCGAAAACATGAGCGTACTGGATATGTCTGACCAAGGATACAGGTCGTCGTCTTCTATGTCCCCGGAGAGCACCATATCTGCTCCAGTGTCATTACCCGAAATATCCGAGATATCTGACGAGGAAATAGACGTCGGTAAACCCCCGACACCTCCTTCCCACAGCCATCTGAGGCTATTCAGGTCATGggtcgacgacgacgacgacgacgacaaagAGGCGACAAACCAACGCCCCAATCCGTCCGGCAGAGAACAGACGGTGGAGCACAGGCCCGGGGACAACGACGGAAGAAGCGGAGGATCCTCCGAAACGCCCAAGGATGACCTACGTCTACCTGCGCCGCTGAGGGATCCTcaacgtcctcctcctcctcctcttcctccgacgctttttcctcctcatcatcctcatcctcattctGCAGCCTTGCAGGACGTGTTGATGCCTGCCGTCGCTGATAACAGGTCTCCCGCGTTTCTGCCCTCACCTGGTATGCTGGCCTATCCATATTACCTGTACAGCAGCCCGTCCGCAGCGTCCTCGGGGAATTCTTACCCATACCCACCGTTTGTGCCTCAGAACGGAGCCTTGCCGGAATCCCCAGCTCACCCCTTCCACTTCACTTTCCCCGTTCATCCCCCCAAATAA